In Humidesulfovibrio mexicanus, a single genomic region encodes these proteins:
- a CDS encoding FAD/NAD(P)-binding protein gives MLGVIVETFDETPDIKTFRVRLKDEEAMARFRFEPGQVAQLSVFGAGESTFVICSPPTRMDFLQFTVMRVGELTHRLHTLRQGDPVGVRAPLGNHFDHQSMKGKDIVFIGGGLGLAPLRTLLLFMLDNRADYGDITLIYGGRSPEHLCFKAELAQWAARGDMRVELTVDNPDKGWSGRTGVVPAVLTELAVSPKNAVAVTCGPPIMIRFTIQALAALGFSDEQIVTTLERRMKCGIGLCGRCNIGDKFVCVDGPVFTQAQLKTLPQEF, from the coding sequence ATGCTCGGCGTCATCGTCGAGACCTTTGACGAGACCCCGGACATCAAGACCTTCCGCGTGCGGCTGAAAGACGAGGAGGCCATGGCGCGCTTCCGCTTCGAGCCGGGGCAGGTGGCGCAGCTCTCCGTGTTCGGCGCCGGGGAGAGCACCTTCGTCATCTGCTCGCCGCCCACCCGCATGGACTTTCTGCAGTTCACCGTCATGCGCGTGGGCGAGCTGACCCACCGCCTGCACACCCTGCGCCAGGGCGACCCCGTGGGCGTGCGCGCGCCGCTGGGCAACCACTTCGACCACCAGTCCATGAAGGGCAAGGACATCGTGTTCATCGGCGGCGGGCTGGGGCTGGCCCCCTTGCGCACGCTGCTGTTGTTCATGCTGGACAACCGCGCCGACTACGGCGACATCACGCTCATCTATGGCGGCCGCAGCCCGGAACACCTGTGCTTCAAGGCCGAACTGGCCCAGTGGGCCGCGCGCGGCGACATGCGCGTGGAGCTCACCGTGGACAATCCGGACAAGGGCTGGTCCGGGCGCACCGGCGTGGTGCCCGCCGTGCTCACGGAGCTGGCCGTCAGCCCGAAAAACGCCGTGGCCGTCACCTGCGGGCCGCCCATCATGATCCGCTTCACCATCCAGGCCCTGGCCGCCCTCGGCTTCTCCGACGAGCAGATCGTCACCACCCTGGAGCGGCGCATGAAGTGCGGCATCGGCCTGTGCGGACGCTGCAACATCGGCGACAAGTTCGTGTGCGTGGATGGCCCGGTGTTCACCCAGGCCCAGCTGAAAACACTGCCCCAGGAATTCTAG
- a CDS encoding Smr/MutS family protein produces MSKKLHSLDALKELKLKSAKPTLVEQAKAALRQGAKGRVAPAGPKAKAPEAAPQVEVAGADEHLFFSAMQGVEQIGGAGRQIQPPPPPVPEPEDEEGDPEARLMRQAMQGPVEFELELCEEYMHGYVRGLDSKIFQQLKAGRLSPEGHLDLHGQNADQALDSLLFFMRESYLAGRRMVLVIPGRGKNSPKGLSILRQELQAWLTREPLRRITLAFCTAQPKDGGAGALYVLLRKMKKSQGKVAWDKQMNWEEMER; encoded by the coding sequence AAGCCGACCCTGGTGGAGCAGGCCAAGGCCGCCCTGCGCCAGGGCGCCAAGGGCCGCGTGGCCCCGGCCGGACCCAAGGCGAAAGCCCCGGAAGCCGCGCCCCAGGTCGAGGTGGCGGGCGCGGACGAGCATCTGTTCTTCAGCGCCATGCAGGGGGTGGAGCAGATCGGCGGCGCGGGCCGCCAGATCCAACCGCCTCCCCCGCCCGTGCCGGAGCCGGAGGACGAGGAGGGCGACCCGGAGGCCCGGCTTATGCGCCAGGCCATGCAGGGGCCGGTGGAGTTCGAGCTGGAGCTCTGCGAGGAGTACATGCACGGCTACGTGCGCGGACTGGATTCCAAGATCTTCCAGCAGCTCAAGGCCGGGCGTCTTTCCCCGGAGGGGCACCTGGACCTGCACGGCCAGAACGCCGACCAGGCGCTGGATTCGCTCTTGTTCTTCATGCGCGAGAGCTACCTGGCCGGGCGGCGCATGGTGCTGGTGATCCCCGGCCGGGGCAAGAACTCGCCCAAGGGCCTGAGCATCCTGCGGCAGGAACTGCAGGCCTGGCTCACCCGCGAGCCGCTCAGGCGCATCACCCTGGCCTTCTGCACGGCCCAGCCCAAGGACGGCGGCGCGGGCGCGCTCTACGTGCTCTTGCGCAAGATGAAGAAGAGCCAGGGCAAGGTGGCCTGGGACAAGCAGATGAACTGGGAAGAGATGGAGCGCTAG